The following proteins come from a genomic window of Priestia filamentosa:
- a CDS encoding ABC transporter ATP-binding protein encodes MSSIKRYFVFVKPYKWKIVATIIIGLVKFSFPLTIPLILKYVVDNILGGNTLSDSEKLTRLFYLMGFMFVIFGLLRPPVEYYRQYYAQWVANKILYDIRRKLFDHIQRLSMRFYANTRVGEVISRVINDVEQTKTFVITGLMNVWLDTATIFIAIAIMFTMNVKLTIVSIILFPVYAFTVKYFYGRLRHLTRVRSQALAEVQGHLHERVQGISLIRSFSAEEHEEKEFDKHNGNFLKRAVDHTSWNAKTFAVINTVTDLAPLLVIGYAGYYAIKGGLSVGTMVAFVTYIDRLYSPLRRLVNASTTLTQAIASMDRVFEFMDEKYDIEDKPDAKECKNIKGRVTFENVSFSYEDEEVLHNISLDVPSGKSTAFVGMSGGGKSTIISLIPRFYDVSKGVLRIDGEDIRSFKVRSLRDQIGIVMQDNVLFSDSIRANIAFGNPEASEAEIIESAKAANAHDFILELPEGYDTKVGERGVKLSGGQKQRIAIARVFLKNPPILIFDEATSALDLESEHIIQEAVEKLAKNRTTFIVAHRLSTITHVDEIVLVENGRIKERGSHEELMKKKGSYYSLFSVQQLDG; translated from the coding sequence TTGAGTAGCATAAAAAGATACTTTGTATTTGTAAAACCATACAAATGGAAAATTGTTGCAACAATTATTATTGGTCTTGTTAAATTCTCTTTTCCTCTTACCATCCCACTTATTTTAAAATACGTTGTTGATAATATTTTAGGAGGGAATACTCTTTCAGACAGTGAAAAATTAACAAGACTCTTTTACTTAATGGGATTTATGTTTGTTATATTTGGCCTTCTTCGTCCTCCTGTTGAATATTATCGTCAATATTACGCACAGTGGGTGGCTAACAAAATTTTATACGATATTCGGAGAAAGCTTTTTGATCATATCCAACGTCTAAGCATGCGTTTTTACGCAAATACGAGAGTTGGAGAAGTGATTTCAAGAGTAATCAATGATGTGGAACAAACGAAAACCTTTGTTATTACAGGGCTTATGAACGTTTGGCTTGATACAGCAACTATTTTTATTGCGATTGCTATCATGTTTACAATGAATGTGAAATTAACTATTGTATCGATTATCTTATTTCCAGTCTATGCTTTCACTGTTAAATACTTTTATGGCAGGCTGCGTCATTTAACACGCGTTAGATCTCAAGCTCTTGCAGAAGTGCAAGGTCATCTCCATGAAAGAGTGCAAGGAATCTCGCTTATCAGGAGTTTTTCAGCTGAAGAACATGAGGAAAAAGAATTCGATAAGCATAACGGTAATTTTTTAAAACGAGCTGTTGATCATACAAGTTGGAATGCCAAAACATTTGCAGTTATTAATACAGTAACAGATCTTGCCCCTTTATTAGTAATTGGTTATGCAGGTTATTATGCTATAAAAGGTGGCTTAAGTGTGGGAACGATGGTTGCCTTTGTTACATATATTGATCGTCTGTATAGTCCGTTACGCCGGCTTGTTAACGCTTCAACAACTTTAACTCAAGCAATTGCTTCAATGGATCGTGTTTTTGAATTTATGGATGAAAAGTACGATATTGAAGATAAGCCAGACGCAAAAGAATGTAAGAATATTAAAGGAAGAGTGACTTTTGAAAATGTCTCTTTTTCTTATGAAGATGAAGAAGTGCTTCATAACATTTCTCTGGATGTGCCAAGTGGAAAATCAACCGCATTTGTTGGAATGAGCGGAGGAGGAAAATCCACAATTATTAGTTTAATTCCTCGCTTTTACGATGTAAGTAAAGGGGTTTTGCGCATTGATGGAGAGGATATTCGTTCTTTCAAAGTGCGAAGCTTGCGCGACCAAATAGGAATTGTTATGCAGGACAATGTTTTATTTAGTGATTCTATTCGGGCCAACATTGCTTTTGGAAACCCAGAAGCAAGTGAAGCGGAAATTATCGAATCTGCTAAAGCAGCAAATGCTCATGACTTCATCTTAGAACTTCCTGAAGGATATGATACAAAAGTGGGAGAACGAGGTGTCAAGCTTTCGGGAGGTCAGAAACAACGTATTGCGATTGCTCGCGTATTTTTGAAAAACCCACCAATTCTTATTTTTGACGAAGCAACTTCTGCACTTGACTTGGAAAGTGAACACATTATTCAAGAAGCCGTTGAAAAGTTAGCAAAAAATCGTACGACATTCATTGTCGCTCACAGATTATCTACGATTACACATGTAGACGAAATTGTTCTTGTAGAAAATGGAAGAATTAAAGAGAGAGGATCACATGAGGAGCTAATGAAGAAAAAGGGAAGTTACTATAGTCTCTTTAGCGTGCAACAATTGGATGGATAA
- the ntdP gene encoding nucleoside tri-diphosphate phosphatase yields the protein MIQPAEGEPIEIQSYKHDGHIHRIWDETMILKGTQTLMIGGNDRTVVTESDGRKWVTREPAICYFHSQHWFNVIGMIREDGIYYYCNISSPFILEEGALKYIDYDLDIKVFPDMTYTILDEDEYEDHRKKMNYPLVIDRILKYNLENLQNWIRQRKGPFAPDFIDMWYERYLTYRRPRI from the coding sequence ATGATTCAACCAGCGGAAGGAGAGCCAATTGAAATCCAAAGCTATAAGCATGATGGCCATATCCATCGCATTTGGGATGAAACGATGATTTTAAAAGGTACCCAAACGCTTATGATTGGTGGCAATGATCGAACGGTTGTAACAGAATCTGATGGTCGGAAATGGGTGACACGAGAACCCGCGATTTGCTATTTTCATTCTCAGCATTGGTTCAATGTGATTGGCATGATTAGAGAAGACGGTATCTACTACTATTGCAACATTAGCTCGCCATTCATTTTAGAAGAAGGTGCATTAAAGTACATTGATTATGATTTAGATATTAAGGTGTTTCCCGATATGACATATACAATTCTTGATGAAGATGAATATGAAGATCATCGGAAGAAGATGAATTATCCACTTGTCATTGATCGGATTTTAAAATATAACCTAGAAAATTTACAAAACTGGATTCGACAAAGAAAAGGACCGTTTGCACCAGACTTTATTGATATGTGGTATGAAAGGTATTTAACATATCGAAGACCGCGCATTTAA
- a CDS encoding YgaB family protein, with product MQKFDQLVVKQMKTMDELLFIQSEIERCQEIERELLVLQEETKLNSLQEEISIMKQQLKDIQTTFQNQTASIIETYEKEAVEEPLFK from the coding sequence GTGCAAAAATTTGATCAGTTAGTTGTGAAGCAAATGAAGACAATGGATGAGCTGTTGTTTATTCAATCAGAAATAGAGCGTTGCCAAGAGATTGAAAGAGAGCTTTTAGTACTTCAAGAAGAAACAAAATTAAATTCTTTGCAAGAAGAGATTTCAATCATGAAACAACAGCTGAAGGATATTCAGACAACGTTTCAAAACCAAACTGCATCAATTATCGAAACGTATGAAAAAGAAGCGGTAGAAGAACCGCTTTTTAAATAG
- a CDS encoding gamma-type small acid-soluble spore protein — translation MAKKNQNQTTAGTNVQHVKQQNAQANQGQYGTEYAAETDVQHVKQQNAQANKNKNQNS, via the coding sequence ATGGCAAAGAAAAATCAAAACCAAACAACAGCTGGTACTAACGTTCAACATGTAAAACAACAAAATGCTCAAGCTAACCAAGGCCAATATGGCACTGAGTATGCTGCTGAAACTGATGTACAACACGTGAAGCAACAAAACGCTCAAGCTAATAAAAACAAAAACCAAAACAGCTAA
- the fabL gene encoding enoyl-[acyl-carrier-protein] reductase FabL, with protein MENKVALITGSSRGIGRATALRLAKEGYDIVVNYARSKSAALELAAEIESIGQRALVVKANVGKVEKIKEMFAEIDHTFGRLDVFVSNAASGVLRPIMEVEETHWNWTMDINSKGYLFCAQEAAKRMEKTGGGKIVTISSLGSMRYLENYTTVGVSKAAVEALTRYLAVELAPKNIQVNTVSGGAVDTEALKHFPNREELLNDARENTPAGRMVEMDDIVNTVMFLLSEGASMICGQTIIVDGGRSLLV; from the coding sequence ATGGAAAATAAAGTAGCTTTAATAACAGGAAGTAGTCGCGGAATTGGCAGAGCTACAGCATTACGTTTAGCAAAGGAAGGGTATGACATTGTTGTTAACTATGCGCGTAGCAAAAGCGCAGCCCTTGAACTAGCCGCTGAAATTGAAAGCATTGGACAGCGTGCATTAGTTGTGAAAGCAAACGTTGGAAAAGTGGAGAAAATTAAGGAAATGTTTGCTGAAATTGATCACACTTTTGGCCGTCTTGACGTTTTTGTAAGCAATGCAGCATCAGGTGTTCTTCGTCCAATTATGGAAGTTGAGGAAACGCATTGGAACTGGACAATGGATATTAATAGCAAAGGTTATTTATTCTGTGCTCAAGAAGCGGCAAAAAGGATGGAAAAAACGGGCGGAGGTAAAATTGTTACAATTAGCTCGCTTGGTTCTATGCGCTACTTAGAGAACTACACAACAGTTGGAGTTTCAAAAGCAGCTGTTGAAGCTTTAACACGTTACTTAGCTGTTGAGCTTGCACCGAAGAATATTCAAGTTAACACAGTTTCAGGTGGTGCTGTAGATACGGAAGCATTAAAGCATTTTCCAAACCGTGAAGAGCTTTTAAACGATGCAAGAGAAAATACACCTGCAGGACGTATGGTTGAAATGGATGACATCGTAAATACAGTTATGTTCCTTTTATCTGAAGGAGCAAGCATGATTTGTGGACAAACAATCATTGTTGATGGTGGTCGTTCACTGCTTGTGTAA
- the mutY gene encoding A/G-specific adenine glycosylase → MKQSKEIVKDFNIAKFQEDLIGWFTAEQRDLPWRQDKDPYKVWVSEIMLQQTRVDTVIPYFNNFISKFPTLEHLADADEEDVLKAWEGLGYYSRARNLQYAVREVRDEYGGIVPETKDEVSKLKGVGPYTTGAILSIAYGVPEPAVDGNVMRVLSRILFVWEDIAKPKTRKLFDELVYAIISHENPSFFNQGLMELGALICTPKSPACLLCPVQEHCRAFEEGTQKELPVKTSKKSVKAVELAAAVVTDESGKVLIHKRSSKGLLANLWEFPNVEIQKAPSKEEELTAFLTEKYGVEAEIGQPFTTISHVFSHLTWHITVYEGKIRGKVEESETLKLLTWEEAEQYAFPVSHQKMKKAFKERQQD, encoded by the coding sequence ATGAAACAAAGTAAAGAAATTGTAAAGGATTTTAATATAGCAAAATTTCAAGAAGATTTGATTGGTTGGTTTACAGCAGAGCAGCGTGATTTACCGTGGCGCCAAGATAAAGATCCGTACAAAGTGTGGGTATCTGAAATTATGCTTCAGCAAACAAGGGTTGATACAGTTATTCCTTATTTTAATAATTTTATAAGTAAATTTCCAACACTTGAACATTTGGCTGATGCTGATGAAGAAGACGTATTAAAAGCATGGGAGGGGCTTGGCTATTATTCGCGAGCGCGCAATCTTCAGTACGCGGTTAGGGAAGTGCGCGACGAGTATGGTGGCATTGTTCCTGAAACAAAAGATGAAGTATCTAAGCTAAAAGGAGTTGGACCATATACAACAGGAGCTATTTTAAGCATTGCCTACGGCGTCCCAGAACCTGCTGTTGATGGAAACGTAATGCGTGTTCTCTCCCGTATTTTGTTCGTATGGGAAGACATTGCGAAGCCAAAAACACGCAAGCTTTTTGATGAACTTGTTTATGCCATAATTTCACATGAGAACCCCTCTTTTTTTAATCAAGGGTTGATGGAACTTGGCGCTCTTATTTGCACACCAAAGTCTCCAGCCTGTTTACTTTGTCCTGTTCAGGAACATTGCAGGGCATTTGAAGAAGGTACACAAAAAGAATTGCCAGTTAAGACAAGTAAGAAATCTGTAAAAGCTGTGGAACTTGCAGCAGCAGTGGTAACAGATGAAAGTGGGAAAGTTCTTATTCATAAAAGGTCAAGTAAGGGACTTCTTGCGAATTTATGGGAATTTCCAAATGTTGAAATTCAGAAAGCTCCTTCTAAGGAAGAGGAATTAACAGCATTCTTAACAGAAAAATATGGGGTGGAAGCTGAAATAGGACAGCCTTTTACAACAATTAGTCACGTTTTTTCACATCTTACATGGCATATTACAGTCTACGAAGGAAAGATTAGAGGGAAAGTAGAAGAGAGCGAAACCCTCAAACTTCTTACATGGGAAGAAGCAGAGCAATATGCTTTTCCTGTTTCACATCAGAAAATGAAGAAGGCATTTAAGGAACGCCAACAAGATTAA
- a CDS encoding metal-dependent hydrolase yields the protein MDTGTHIVMGIALGGLATLDPTVSSHLDTKEAVMIGAIAGSLIPDIDTILKLRNNAKYIRNHRGITHSIPAVLLWPLLITFILHLLFRDAHLFDLWMWTFIGVIIHVFVDIFNAYGTQAFRPFSQKWVALGIINTFDPYFFTIHIIGIIIWAIGGSPGPTFITVFGVIIVYYFIRIAMNLNLRHKIKKQLPNVEKIIISPTMRFNRWHLAIIAKNHFYVGNATNGEIKVHDVFERMEEPSSALMEAAKQDENLSAFLSFSPVYRFETAEYSDHIEVRFIDLRYRSKGYYPFVAVVQLDFDLNIICSYTGWIFSEKKLRKKLDYLPN from the coding sequence TTGGATACTGGAACACATATTGTTATGGGAATTGCTTTAGGAGGATTAGCAACGCTAGATCCGACTGTTTCCTCTCATTTAGATACGAAAGAAGCTGTTATGATAGGAGCTATTGCAGGATCACTTATTCCTGATATTGATACGATATTGAAATTAAGAAACAACGCCAAATACATCCGGAACCATCGCGGGATTACTCACTCGATTCCTGCCGTTCTTCTATGGCCGCTTCTTATTACATTTATTTTGCATCTACTTTTTCGAGATGCCCACCTTTTTGATTTATGGATGTGGACATTTATAGGAGTCATTATTCACGTTTTTGTCGACATTTTCAATGCCTATGGAACACAGGCATTTCGACCCTTTTCTCAAAAATGGGTAGCTCTTGGGATTATCAATACGTTTGATCCGTACTTTTTCACTATCCATATCATTGGCATAATCATTTGGGCTATTGGTGGAAGTCCTGGTCCAACCTTTATTACGGTTTTTGGCGTTATTATCGTCTACTATTTTATCCGAATTGCAATGAATCTTAACTTGCGTCATAAAATAAAAAAACAACTTCCAAATGTAGAAAAGATCATTATTTCACCAACAATGCGTTTCAATCGTTGGCATCTCGCTATCATTGCTAAAAATCACTTTTATGTGGGAAATGCCACAAACGGAGAAATCAAAGTTCATGATGTTTTTGAACGGATGGAAGAACCTTCATCAGCGCTTATGGAAGCTGCAAAACAAGATGAAAACTTATCAGCATTCCTTTCGTTCTCCCCTGTATACAGGTTCGAGACTGCAGAGTATAGCGATCATATTGAAGTACGCTTTATTGACCTTCGTTATCGAAGTAAAGGATATTATCCGTTCGTAGCTGTTGTTCAGCTTGATTTTGATTTAAATATCATCTGTTCATATACAGGATGGATTTTTAGTGAAAAGAAACTCCGTAAAAAACTAGATTATTTACCAAACTAA
- a CDS encoding YfhJ family protein, with amino-acid sequence MEDIFERLTTMLLEKNDSLSYAKARTWIELLWEDFEATYAKAGREYKGQELTEQIVTNWINHYGPRLHEFKTSNPKFKALMDSEDDLKH; translated from the coding sequence ATGGAAGATATTTTTGAGCGTTTAACAACAATGCTGTTAGAAAAGAACGATAGTCTATCATATGCCAAAGCGCGGACATGGATTGAGCTTTTATGGGAAGACTTTGAAGCAACATATGCTAAAGCAGGTAGGGAGTATAAAGGACAGGAGTTAACAGAGCAAATCGTAACAAACTGGATTAATCATTATGGACCGAGACTGCACGAGTTCAAAACAAGCAATCCAAAATTCAAAGCACTAATGGACAGTGAAGATGATTTAAAACATTAA
- a CDS encoding small, acid-soluble spore protein K, whose product MRNKAKGFPNQNNNKFEGEPRAKAEYASKRADGTTNTHPAERMRASNERADY is encoded by the coding sequence ATGCGAAATAAAGCAAAAGGATTCCCAAATCAAAATAATAACAAATTTGAAGGTGAACCGCGAGCAAAAGCTGAATATGCGTCAAAACGAGCAGATGGAACAACTAATACGCATCCGGCTGAACGCATGCGTGCTTCTAATGAACGCGCGGATTATTAA
- a CDS encoding YpzG family protein, whose protein sequence is MGKNRQNRFSNQGYQNPFQQAWSSPKHASSQVNGETQQTQGLIVLEKQMRKYQS, encoded by the coding sequence GTGGGAAAAAATAGACAAAATCGATTTTCAAATCAAGGCTATCAAAACCCATTTCAACAAGCATGGTCGAGTCCAAAACATGCGTCTTCACAAGTGAATGGCGAAACTCAACAAACTCAAGGATTAATTGTGTTAGAAAAACAAATGCGCAAATATCAGTCGTAA
- a CDS encoding YfhH family protein, whose product MEKRYSEYTEYELRQEISQLGEKARKAEQLGIVNEYAVLERKMVLAKAYLLNPDHFKPGEVYEIEGDPGRYFKIDYLNGVFAWGVRTDEPHKEEALPISLLKQSESM is encoded by the coding sequence ATGGAGAAAAGATATAGTGAGTACACAGAATATGAGTTAAGACAAGAAATTAGTCAGCTTGGTGAGAAAGCTAGGAAAGCAGAACAACTTGGGATTGTGAATGAATACGCTGTATTAGAGAGAAAGATGGTTCTTGCCAAAGCCTATTTGTTAAATCCTGATCATTTCAAACCTGGGGAAGTTTATGAAATCGAAGGGGATCCTGGCCGTTACTTCAAAATTGATTATTTAAATGGCGTTTTTGCATGGGGAGTTCGTACGGATGAACCTCATAAAGAAGAAGCGCTGCCTATTTCTCTTTTGAAACAAAGCGAAAGCATGTAA
- the recX gene encoding recombination regulator RecX, producing MPVVTKITTQKKNTERYNVFLDYGKGEEYAFSVDEYVLTTFAIRKGQNLTDDEIAEIQYEDHVKKAHNLALTYLSYRMRSVKEVQQYLQTKEMGDDAIRRAIEKLLEYRYLNDLEFAKAYVRTHMRTNSKGPGLLKQELIEKGITGPDIEESLLEYDEELQFENALKLIEKTRKKSQKQSEKMMKQKAKTTLLTKGFDLSLITKALHEVSLEKDEDEQWEALKKQGEKAHRRYRKYEDFQYTQKMKTHLYQKGFPLEQINKLLDHLAQQND from the coding sequence ATGCCTGTTGTTACTAAAATTACCACGCAAAAGAAAAATACTGAGCGCTATAATGTTTTTCTTGATTATGGAAAAGGTGAAGAATATGCGTTCAGCGTTGATGAATATGTACTAACAACTTTTGCAATTAGAAAAGGGCAAAACTTAACAGACGATGAAATTGCCGAAATTCAATACGAAGATCATGTTAAAAAAGCGCATAATTTAGCTCTTACCTATTTATCATACCGCATGCGTTCTGTAAAAGAAGTTCAGCAGTATTTACAAACAAAAGAAATGGGTGACGACGCAATCCGTCGGGCAATTGAGAAACTTCTTGAATATCGGTATCTTAACGATTTGGAATTTGCGAAAGCTTACGTTCGCACGCACATGCGAACAAACTCAAAGGGTCCTGGGCTTTTAAAGCAAGAGCTGATTGAAAAAGGAATTACAGGTCCTGATATTGAAGAGTCTCTTCTTGAATATGATGAAGAGCTTCAGTTTGAAAATGCCCTTAAGCTGATTGAAAAAACGAGAAAGAAAAGCCAGAAGCAGTCTGAAAAGATGATGAAGCAAAAAGCTAAAACTACCCTGCTTACAAAAGGATTCGATCTTTCTCTTATCACAAAAGCGCTTCATGAAGTCTCTCTTGAGAAAGATGAAGATGAGCAGTGGGAAGCCTTAAAAAAACAAGGTGAAAAAGCTCATCGACGCTATCGTAAATATGAGGATTTTCAATACACACAGAAAATGAAAACTCATCTTTATCAAAAAGGCTTCCCACTTGAGCAGATAAACAAGCTTCTTGATCATTTAGCCCAGCAAAATGACTAA
- a CDS encoding TIGR01777 family oxidoreductase: MKIAIAGGTGFVGSKLADKLLSEHHAVYILTRNKEKASTTPHLHYVPWLTKGTTPEVELDGVDAIINLAGASIQNRWTAKNKRAIFDSRVAATKSIVHMIQKMKMPPKVLINGSAVGYYGTSETAVFTEESPSQGEDFLAKTVKQWEHEAKKAEKYGVRTVFTRFGIVLGSDGGAFPMMKMPYKIGVGGTIGTGAQWVSWVHIEDVINILQFCINENISGPVNVTSPQPVRMKTFGIELGTSLNRPHWLKVPSSAIKSVLGEMSMLVLEGQKALPKKLEEHGYEFSHKEIREAFNTLKKR; the protein is encoded by the coding sequence ATGAAAATTGCTATTGCTGGAGGAACAGGATTTGTCGGTTCTAAGCTTGCTGATAAGCTCCTATCCGAACATCATGCTGTTTACATTTTAACACGAAATAAAGAAAAAGCTTCGACAACGCCTCACTTGCATTATGTACCATGGCTCACAAAAGGAACAACTCCTGAGGTTGAGCTAGATGGTGTTGATGCTATTATAAATCTTGCTGGAGCGTCCATTCAAAATAGATGGACAGCAAAAAACAAACGTGCCATTTTTGATAGTCGGGTTGCAGCGACGAAGTCTATTGTTCATATGATTCAAAAAATGAAAATGCCACCGAAAGTTCTCATAAACGGAAGTGCTGTTGGATACTATGGGACTTCTGAAACAGCCGTATTTACGGAAGAGTCTCCTTCACAAGGAGAAGATTTTCTCGCAAAAACCGTAAAACAGTGGGAACATGAGGCTAAAAAAGCAGAGAAATATGGAGTAAGAACAGTTTTCACCCGTTTTGGCATTGTGCTAGGAAGTGATGGAGGTGCGTTTCCAATGATGAAAATGCCGTACAAAATAGGAGTTGGTGGAACGATTGGCACTGGAGCACAGTGGGTATCATGGGTACATATTGAAGATGTTATTAATATTCTTCAGTTTTGTATAAATGAAAACATTAGCGGCCCTGTTAATGTCACCTCCCCACAGCCAGTTCGAATGAAAACATTCGGAATAGAGCTTGGTACCTCTCTAAATAGGCCTCACTGGTTAAAAGTACCGAGTTCAGCTATTAAAAGTGTACTCGGTGAAATGAGCATGCTCGTCTTAGAAGGCCAAAAAGCCTTGCCAAAGAAACTTGAAGAACACGGCTATGAGTTTTCGCATAAAGAAATAAGAGAAGCATTTAATACTCTAAAGAAAAGATAA
- a CDS encoding amidohydrolase: protein MKKILFKNAAVFPITSEMLPKGDVLVVGNKIEDVRSSIELTEEMEVINCEGLFLFPGFIDVHTHLGLYDEGTGWAGNDANETIEPLTPHIRAFDSVHPLDSGFADAIEYGITTVHVMPGSMNVIGGTTSVIKTGAKNITDLLMKETAGLKIALGENPKRIHSQGNKDSITRMGIMGMLREAFYEAKYTDNPDTLRIQPLVKALNREIPVRIHAHRADDILSALRFADEFELDLRIEHCTEGHLITSALGGRNLKVSVGPTLTRRSKVELRNKSWKTYSALTEQNVEVSITTDHPYTPVQYLNICASLAVREGLDEQKALEGITIFPARNLGIDNKVGSIERGKDADLVLWNYHPFHYLAKPFLTMIGGEIFFKKN, encoded by the coding sequence ATGAAGAAAATCTTGTTCAAAAATGCAGCTGTTTTTCCAATTACAAGCGAGATGTTACCAAAAGGCGATGTGCTTGTTGTTGGCAATAAAATTGAAGATGTTAGATCAAGCATTGAGTTAACTGAAGAAATGGAAGTTATCAATTGTGAAGGATTGTTTCTATTCCCTGGGTTTATTGATGTTCATACACATCTTGGTCTTTACGATGAAGGAACTGGTTGGGCGGGAAATGATGCGAACGAAACCATTGAACCCCTCACCCCCCATATCCGAGCATTTGACAGCGTTCATCCGCTTGATTCAGGGTTCGCTGATGCAATTGAATATGGCATCACAACCGTTCACGTTATGCCTGGAAGTATGAATGTCATAGGGGGTACAACTTCTGTTATTAAAACAGGTGCCAAAAACATTACCGATTTACTTATGAAAGAAACAGCAGGCCTAAAAATTGCGCTTGGTGAAAATCCTAAACGTATTCACAGTCAAGGAAACAAAGACTCCATTACACGAATGGGCATCATGGGAATGTTGCGAGAAGCTTTCTATGAAGCAAAATATACAGATAACCCAGATACCTTACGCATCCAGCCACTTGTAAAAGCATTGAATCGTGAAATTCCTGTACGTATTCATGCACATAGAGCTGATGATATTTTGTCGGCTCTTCGCTTTGCTGATGAATTTGAACTTGATTTACGAATAGAACACTGTACAGAAGGGCATCTCATTACTTCTGCCTTAGGAGGACGAAATTTAAAAGTTTCCGTAGGTCCAACATTAACGCGCCGTTCAAAAGTTGAACTCCGTAATAAGAGCTGGAAAACTTATAGTGCCCTAACAGAACAAAATGTTGAAGTTTCTATTACAACGGACCACCCTTACACACCTGTTCAATATCTGAATATATGTGCATCCCTTGCTGTTCGAGAAGGTTTAGATGAGCAAAAAGCACTTGAAGGTATTACTATTTTCCCTGCTCGAAACTTAGGCATCGATAATAAAGTTGGCAGCATTGAAAGAGGAAAAGATGCAGATCTTGTTCTGTGGAATTATCATCCCTTCCATTACTTAGCAAAGCCTTTTTTAACAATGATTGGTGGAGAAATTTTCTTTAAAAAAAATTAA